One genomic region from Leptospira tipperaryensis encodes:
- a CDS encoding LIC_10177 family protein: MNPLISSIPALKEAFEKLPQPYQSIDDDFIARNKDAIESIKSHFSDKGGVHVLDAGEGRKIICRVPNKTQVDETLEKARKEKQTDVAQRLTGQCCLYPSFEVVNEWAQDSPGIFIPISNKLIELTATTQEVTAKKL, translated from the coding sequence ATGAACCCGTTAATCAGTTCAATTCCAGCTCTCAAGGAAGCGTTTGAAAAACTTCCACAACCATATCAGAGCATCGACGATGATTTTATTGCTCGAAACAAGGACGCCATCGAATCCATTAAATCTCATTTTTCGGATAAAGGTGGAGTTCACGTTCTCGATGCCGGCGAAGGAAGAAAGATCATCTGCAGAGTTCCCAATAAAACTCAGGTGGACGAAACCCTTGAGAAAGCGAGAAAGGAAAAGCAAACCGATGTCGCACAACGTTTGACGGGTCAGTGTTGTCTCTATCCGAGTTTCGAAGTAGTGAACGAGTGGGCTCAGGATTCTCCGGGAATTTTTATTCCCATCAGCAATAAGTTGATTGAGCTGACCGCGACCACACAAGAAGTAACTGCAAAAAAGTTATAG
- a CDS encoding DUF6046 domain-containing protein: protein MIGGITPPATPAGYIPPEIITGDTDRLVIGSDILSEYEFPSATKIKVSQEKKIEVTSIPGGKGTVKELTGYGDWRITVDFTILAAVYGAGLLAAPSNPLVKTMIQKMKELKKLWETDETLYLNHSMLNALGIKNVVCETFSLPDGPIQYSQEVNITFLSDEEYDLDLASLDSKNQNVESSL from the coding sequence ATGATCGGAGGAATTACACCACCCGCCACACCCGCAGGATACATTCCTCCGGAAATTATCACCGGGGATACGGATCGTTTAGTCATAGGCTCGGATATTCTTAGCGAATATGAGTTTCCTTCAGCGACAAAAATTAAAGTGAGTCAGGAAAAGAAAATCGAAGTTACCTCGATCCCCGGAGGGAAGGGAACCGTGAAAGAGCTTACGGGTTACGGGGATTGGAGAATCACCGTTGATTTTACGATTCTCGCCGCGGTCTACGGAGCCGGTCTTTTGGCGGCTCCTTCGAATCCGTTGGTAAAAACGATGATTCAAAAAATGAAAGAATTAAAAAAACTCTGGGAAACTGATGAAACTCTCTATTTGAATCATTCGATGTTAAACGCATTAGGAATTAAGAATGTAGTTTGCGAAACTTTTAGCCTTCCTGACGGACCGATTCAGTATAGCCAGGAAGTAAATATAACTTTCTTATCGGACGAGGAATACGATCTCGACCTCGCTTCCTTGGATTCAAAGAATCAAAATGTGGAGTCTTCTTTATGA